From one Nitrospira sp. genomic stretch:
- a CDS encoding DUF2309 domain-containing protein: MTPVNESMDLESKRMELRGIVRLAGEVIAQYWPMRTFVHHNPLHSLEYLPFEETVRRGKQFLNGDGYLPSDLYRAYVTSGRIRLEHLEAVLRPLAHDRTITLGSRSVTHGDVLRTCLTEGLCSTIREPLDDQLEDPDRDLIERIARKLEHVLEAPSLDDRVKKVVETNHTALCRWLTLSHWCDDTLGTSIVQTINDQMIKWCSAFLDEGHAAWAMPDRDGGLYQSWKRLAAQEWSLIGIADSRRKIAALCEHPEDTLLESLDLLGIPTELRQDYLSLQLTALPGWAGFIKWRGEERDYPWQQANPVGLVKFLAIRLWYARELVQAACREYLDIPGRFSDIVAYMRDYSEEYYLRRQRIAGHLPALYAEEVDRLAHRKGQGWNTVLTRYRTDVVPRHQAARRRGNARRLLALSRTLAIPDEQLVESQPQALKQVIEWIEAFPESDHGIIWLKAFEAGYHESLLGQLISASQRERTDKPTAPPLRPYSQSVYCIDVRSEPFRRHLESIGPHETYGFAGFFAAFIRYRAWGREHDTEQFPVIMRAKNEVREIPRSYLDHKVSQHQAWTKWVHAGHTLLHDLKENVITPYVMVESIGWFYSLPIFGKTLLPSLYRRITTWLQRQFVPSLPTTLTVNKLSPTDTSEMLTVEHQKLVRMALQERLGLRNTHITPSLIEGLRQQALQGRDQQDIRFLAEAEAVGLKADALDAFILVLQRGYDVNPRASSRYKERLTRTGFTLEEQTLTVETALRMMGLTQTFARLILFCAHGSTSDNNPYESALDCGACGGNEGQPNARVLAMMANNDKVRARLRKAGIDIPSDTQFLAGQMDTTTDTVRLFDLEDVPPTHRADLARLQEDLREASELASRERYGRFPEVQHPVDERQATAHVRQRSVDWSQVRPEWGLSGNTTFLIGRRELTKGLDFKGRMFLHSYDYREDPTTRFLEVLLTAPQVVAQWINMEHYFSAVDNEVYGSSSKIYHNVVGRFGIMSGPWSDLRLGLARQTVMNGEMPYHEPMRLLTIVEAPRRGIEKLIARHDVLQHYYHNEWVHLVVLDPEDGQWYRYQPNGAWTRIVGEEAMVAS; the protein is encoded by the coding sequence ATGACACCGGTCAATGAATCGATGGATCTCGAATCTAAACGGATGGAACTCCGCGGCATCGTTCGCCTTGCGGGGGAAGTCATCGCCCAATACTGGCCGATGCGGACGTTCGTCCACCACAATCCGTTGCATAGCCTGGAATACCTCCCGTTCGAAGAAACGGTCCGGCGGGGCAAACAATTCTTGAATGGCGACGGCTATCTCCCGAGCGACCTGTATCGTGCCTACGTGACATCTGGTCGCATCAGGCTGGAGCATCTGGAAGCCGTCCTACGGCCGCTGGCACACGATCGAACGATCACTCTGGGATCTCGGTCCGTCACTCACGGGGACGTCTTGCGGACTTGCCTGACGGAAGGGCTTTGTTCGACGATTCGAGAACCGCTCGACGATCAGCTGGAAGATCCTGACCGGGATCTGATTGAGCGGATTGCAAGGAAACTGGAACATGTTCTGGAGGCACCCTCCCTCGACGATCGCGTAAAAAAGGTCGTGGAGACGAACCACACGGCGCTCTGCCGGTGGCTCACCCTCTCTCACTGGTGTGATGACACACTCGGCACCTCCATCGTTCAAACCATCAATGACCAGATGATCAAGTGGTGTTCGGCCTTTCTCGACGAAGGGCATGCCGCGTGGGCCATGCCTGACCGTGATGGGGGGCTCTACCAGAGTTGGAAACGCCTCGCCGCTCAAGAATGGTCGCTCATCGGGATTGCCGACAGTCGACGCAAGATTGCCGCACTCTGCGAGCATCCAGAAGACACCCTGCTGGAAAGCTTAGACCTGTTGGGTATTCCGACGGAACTGCGGCAAGATTACTTGTCGCTGCAATTGACCGCGCTTCCAGGTTGGGCCGGCTTCATCAAATGGCGTGGAGAAGAACGCGACTATCCCTGGCAACAGGCCAACCCGGTCGGTCTTGTGAAGTTCCTGGCCATCCGTCTGTGGTATGCCAGAGAGCTTGTGCAAGCAGCGTGTCGTGAGTACCTGGATATCCCCGGACGATTCAGCGACATCGTCGCCTATATGCGTGACTATTCGGAAGAGTACTATCTGCGACGGCAGCGGATCGCCGGCCACCTCCCTGCACTCTACGCTGAAGAAGTCGACAGGCTTGCCCATCGAAAGGGACAAGGCTGGAACACGGTACTCACGCGCTACCGCACTGACGTGGTTCCCAGACACCAAGCAGCTCGTCGGCGCGGCAATGCTCGTCGACTCCTCGCATTGAGCCGAACCCTCGCGATTCCCGATGAACAGCTGGTCGAGAGTCAGCCTCAGGCACTGAAGCAGGTGATCGAATGGATCGAAGCTTTCCCGGAATCAGACCATGGCATCATTTGGCTCAAGGCCTTTGAAGCCGGGTATCATGAGTCGCTGCTTGGACAGCTCATCTCTGCATCCCAACGGGAGCGCACGGATAAGCCGACAGCCCCTCCTCTTCGCCCCTATTCACAATCCGTGTATTGCATCGATGTCCGATCGGAGCCGTTTCGTCGTCACCTCGAATCGATCGGCCCGCATGAGACCTATGGCTTCGCCGGCTTCTTTGCCGCCTTCATCCGGTACCGAGCCTGGGGAAGAGAACATGACACGGAACAGTTTCCCGTCATCATGCGTGCCAAGAACGAGGTGCGGGAGATCCCTCGCAGCTATCTGGATCACAAAGTCTCTCAACATCAGGCTTGGACGAAATGGGTCCATGCGGGCCACACCTTGCTGCACGATCTGAAAGAAAACGTGATTACCCCCTACGTGATGGTTGAGTCCATCGGCTGGTTTTACAGCCTTCCGATTTTCGGAAAGACTCTTCTTCCGTCGCTCTATCGACGCATCACGACCTGGTTGCAGCGGCAGTTCGTACCGTCGCTCCCGACCACGCTGACGGTGAACAAGTTATCCCCCACAGATACCTCGGAGATGCTCACGGTCGAGCATCAAAAACTGGTACGGATGGCGCTCCAGGAGCGCCTGGGACTGCGCAACACACACATCACCCCGTCGCTCATCGAGGGATTACGACAGCAAGCCCTTCAAGGAAGAGACCAGCAGGACATCCGTTTCCTGGCCGAGGCGGAAGCCGTCGGGTTGAAGGCCGATGCGCTTGATGCGTTTATCCTGGTTCTCCAACGAGGGTACGACGTGAACCCTCGTGCGTCGTCACGATACAAGGAACGACTGACCAGAACCGGCTTCACGCTTGAGGAACAAACCTTGACGGTCGAGACCGCCTTGCGGATGATGGGGCTGACGCAAACCTTCGCCCGGCTCATTCTGTTCTGCGCACATGGTAGCACCTCGGACAATAACCCCTACGAGTCGGCACTCGACTGTGGCGCATGCGGAGGGAATGAAGGACAACCCAATGCCCGAGTCCTTGCCATGATGGCGAACAATGACAAGGTCCGTGCACGGTTACGGAAGGCTGGGATCGATATTCCCTCCGACACGCAGTTCCTCGCCGGCCAGATGGATACCACGACGGATACGGTCCGATTGTTCGACCTCGAAGATGTGCCCCCGACCCATCGCGCCGATCTTGCGCGGCTCCAGGAGGATCTCAGGGAAGCGTCGGAACTAGCGAGCCGTGAGCGCTATGGACGATTCCCTGAAGTTCAGCACCCGGTGGACGAAAGACAGGCCACCGCCCATGTCCGTCAGCGCAGTGTGGATTGGAGTCAAGTTCGCCCCGAGTGGGGACTCTCCGGCAATACCACCTTCCTGATCGGTCGTCGTGAGCTGACCAAAGGGCTAGACTTCAAGGGCCGAATGTTCTTGCACTCGTATGACTATCGGGAAGACCCAACGACTCGGTTCCTCGAAGTCTTGTTGACGGCGCCTCAGGTCGTTGCCCAATGGATCAACATGGAACATTACTTTTCTGCCGTCGACAACGAAGTGTATGGCAGCAGCAGTAAGATCTATCACAACGTCGTCGGGCGATTTGGCATCATGTCCGGCCCCTGGAGTGATCTTCGACTCGGACTAGCGAGGCAAACCGTAATGAATGGGGAAATGCCGTACCATGAGCCGATGCGATTGCTCACGATCGTCGAGGCTCCTCGGCGCGGAATCGAAAAATTAATTGCACGGCACGACGTGCTTCAGCACTATTATCATAACGAGTGGGTACACCTGGTGGTCTTGGACCCAGAGGACGGCCAGTGGTATCGGTATCAACCCAACGGGGCATGGACTCGGATAGTGGGAGAAGAAGCGATGGTGGCGTCGTGA
- a CDS encoding P-II family nitrogen regulator gives MGGLSLHPMKELRVIIAGEHRAFVTELLDRVQASGYTIIGNISGKGHHGVREAHFMFSEQESLEMILAVVPEEKVEPIFAGLKPLFARHSGFVYVADVAVSRQEYFRQKGTQP, from the coding sequence ATGGGCGGCTTGAGCTTACATCCGATGAAGGAACTTCGTGTGATCATCGCAGGGGAACATCGCGCGTTTGTAACGGAGCTGCTGGACCGAGTTCAGGCCTCCGGGTACACGATCATCGGCAATATCTCAGGGAAGGGGCATCACGGCGTGCGGGAGGCACACTTCATGTTTAGCGAACAAGAAAGTCTTGAGATGATCCTCGCCGTTGTCCCGGAAGAAAAAGTCGAGCCGATCTTCGCCGGACTGAAACCTTTGTTCGCGCGGCATTCGGGGTTCGTATATGTTGCAGATGTCGCCGTCAGTCGTCAGGAATACTTCCGGCAAAAGGGTACACAACCCTGA
- a CDS encoding efflux RND transporter periplasmic adaptor subunit — translation MTSTGRVLLLVALILGPGYLVFRIYNGQHEAKALQETTLEAATPTVALIQAKTSEPVDTITLPGTIEGWYEAPIYARVEGYVKAWYKDYGDIVKKGDVLAELNTPDLDAEYKQALADLESERARNSLAQLTAKRYLAMRENQALSEQSISVQLAEAQAEAAKVAAAEQKVKNIEAFIGFKKITSPFDGVVIQRNINSGDLVSKEGSINTPNAKNNLFTVAVVDKLRLFVNVPERFGPFLGLGLTADVTVPQLPKRHFTFNFLTVAKGFDVNTRTAVTVFTIDNEDRALWPGSYASVRLTAPVDSGVMTIPTSALVFQEHGTQVVIMAEDDRVHFKPVVVTKMLDSTVEVEEGISTKDRIVNNPSSALLEGDKVRIVQPAPGYDLVNDEGMMPKAIVSDQPSAKPL, via the coding sequence ATGACTTCTACTGGAAGGGTTTTGTTGCTCGTGGCCCTCATCCTCGGCCCAGGGTATCTCGTTTTCAGAATCTACAACGGTCAGCATGAGGCGAAGGCATTGCAAGAGACCACTCTTGAAGCCGCCACGCCTACTGTAGCCCTCATACAGGCTAAGACGTCTGAGCCGGTGGACACCATTACGCTTCCCGGCACGATTGAGGGATGGTACGAGGCTCCCATCTATGCGCGTGTCGAAGGCTATGTGAAGGCTTGGTACAAGGACTATGGAGACATCGTTAAGAAAGGGGATGTCCTTGCCGAATTGAACACGCCGGATCTCGATGCCGAATACAAGCAGGCACTTGCGGATCTAGAGTCCGAGCGGGCCAGAAATTCACTGGCTCAACTGACGGCGAAGCGCTACCTGGCCATGCGAGAAAACCAAGCACTCTCTGAACAATCCATCTCTGTGCAACTCGCCGAGGCACAGGCCGAGGCAGCGAAGGTCGCCGCTGCAGAGCAAAAGGTGAAGAACATAGAAGCCTTCATCGGATTTAAAAAAATCACTTCCCCTTTCGACGGAGTGGTGATTCAGCGGAACATCAATTCTGGTGATTTGGTATCCAAGGAGGGGAGTATTAATACTCCCAACGCCAAGAATAACCTCTTTACCGTTGCAGTGGTGGATAAGTTACGGCTCTTTGTGAACGTGCCGGAACGTTTTGGCCCATTTCTCGGCCTCGGGCTGACAGCAGATGTGACGGTCCCACAACTCCCTAAGCGCCATTTTACGTTCAACTTTCTAACTGTGGCGAAGGGCTTCGATGTGAATACCCGTACGGCGGTTACAGTGTTTACTATCGACAACGAGGATCGAGCGCTTTGGCCGGGCTCCTATGCCAGTGTTCGACTGACGGCTCCTGTTGATTCAGGGGTGATGACGATTCCGACAAGTGCGTTAGTATTTCAAGAGCACGGCACGCAGGTGGTCATCATGGCCGAGGACGACCGGGTGCACTTCAAACCGGTTGTCGTAACAAAAATGTTGGACAGCACTGTCGAAGTGGAAGAGGGCATTTCTACAAAAGATCGTATTGTGAATAACCCCAGCAGTGCGTTGCTTGAAGGGGACAAGGTACGGATCGTTCAGCCTGCTCCTGGTTACGATTTGGTCAATGATGAGGGCATGATGCCCAAGGCCATCGTTTCAGACCAGCCGTCAGCGAAGCCCCTTTGA
- a CDS encoding efflux RND transporter permease subunit — protein sequence MNKLVQIALNKPYTFVVLSILIVVFGAMAVLEAPTDVFPVIQIPVSSIVWIYDNLMPADVEGRITYVFERFLTQTVEGIKYIWSNSLFGNAIINVYLQDGVDLGGSEADIAAISQTTVKALPPDINAPMVMRLFPSQVPVATLQITSDTLTPAELYNLSIMRIRPLLVTIPGAILPHPYGGQDMQVMINLDQQKLLARHLTPADIHEAISRQNLVLPGGDIKLKATDWLVLTNASALKIEEFDDIPIKRDGNAFIHLRDVASTRLAGRVQTNAVLVEGQQAVIVVVMKSSEASTLEVVDGIKELIPRIQDVLPKDVKVKLLIDASQFVKDAIADVVHEMLTAAALVGIIVLLLLGSWRPTVIVLTSLPLSILSALILLHIQEESINVMTLGGLALAVGILVDNAAVMIENVDTHLAMGKPLEQAIVEAANQIVLPTFVATLAITIVWVPLFHLTGISGWVFPPMAKAVIYSMVASFILTYTLVPTMSKYILKADHAHGHGGPSDGKQSGNPFIRFQQNFQHGFERFRDRYSAQLERAVNNRSRFVMVSLVISTGSLVLFYFNGTEFFPEIKSGIMQMHMRAPLGTRIEVSARLTSLVAKDVEKLLPGEVESIVSNCGIPVGAHNLAFIPSPTVGTQDCDLTISLKNGQSPVWDYRRILRNGLSARYPGTEFTFQPADLTARILNFGSLAPIDVQINGPDIYANHEFARKLAGRLRQIPGSSDVVVQQPMGMPTLLAEADRRFSLGMNLDQTDFGNNMLVTTAGSQQVDQKYWLDRATGMSYRINVYTPQPQLTSLKDLMAVPVAKEGRESGEGGVLNPQLLGNLADLKPIGTPGAVTHGNIMPLIDVYVAAEGRSLGEVLADVQQVTHDMEGELPQGSVIEIKGQAEVMHTALREMFFGLLIAVVLVYLLIVVNFQSWLDPFIIITALPGALAGIAWALFVTHTNVSVPSLMGAIMTMGTATANSILLVSFARERLAVHGDALRAAVEAGTARIRPVLMTAAAMIIGMLPMATANSQNAPLGRAVMGGLFVATLFTLFFVPCVYAIVYHRRTASQKETA from the coding sequence ATGAATAAACTCGTCCAAATAGCATTAAATAAACCGTATACCTTTGTGGTGTTGTCCATCTTGATCGTAGTGTTCGGGGCAATGGCAGTGCTTGAAGCACCGACCGACGTCTTTCCGGTGATCCAAATCCCCGTCAGCTCGATCGTCTGGATCTATGACAACCTCATGCCGGCAGATGTCGAGGGCCGCATCACCTATGTTTTTGAACGGTTTCTCACTCAAACGGTCGAGGGTATCAAATATATATGGAGTAATTCGTTATTCGGCAACGCCATTATCAATGTCTATCTTCAGGACGGAGTCGATTTGGGTGGGAGTGAAGCCGACATTGCAGCGATTTCGCAGACGACTGTCAAGGCACTGCCGCCGGATATCAATGCGCCGATGGTCATGCGGCTGTTCCCTTCTCAGGTCCCGGTCGCCACATTGCAAATCACGTCGGATACGCTGACACCGGCAGAGCTCTACAATCTCTCCATCATGCGAATCCGTCCCCTCCTCGTCACGATCCCCGGTGCGATCTTGCCGCACCCGTATGGCGGTCAGGACATGCAGGTCATGATCAACCTCGATCAGCAGAAACTTCTTGCCCGTCATCTCACCCCTGCAGATATCCATGAGGCCATTTCCAGACAGAATCTGGTACTGCCGGGAGGGGATATTAAGCTCAAGGCGACCGACTGGCTCGTCTTGACGAATGCATCAGCATTGAAGATTGAAGAGTTCGATGACATCCCGATCAAGCGAGACGGCAACGCCTTCATTCATCTGCGAGATGTCGCGTCAACCCGCCTTGCCGGGAGGGTGCAAACGAACGCCGTGCTCGTCGAAGGCCAGCAGGCCGTCATCGTGGTGGTGATGAAAAGCAGCGAGGCCTCTACGCTGGAAGTCGTGGACGGCATCAAAGAACTCATTCCGCGCATTCAGGATGTCTTGCCGAAAGACGTCAAAGTCAAGCTCCTCATCGACGCCTCCCAATTCGTGAAAGATGCCATTGCGGACGTGGTGCACGAGATGCTCACTGCGGCTGCGCTGGTGGGGATTATCGTGCTGCTCCTGCTGGGATCCTGGCGCCCGACGGTCATTGTCCTTACATCACTCCCGCTCTCCATCCTGAGCGCGCTCATCCTACTGCATATTCAAGAGGAGTCGATTAACGTCATGACTCTTGGCGGATTGGCATTGGCCGTCGGGATTCTCGTCGATAATGCCGCGGTCATGATCGAAAACGTCGACACCCATCTTGCCATGGGGAAACCGCTGGAACAGGCGATCGTCGAGGCTGCCAATCAGATCGTGCTCCCCACGTTTGTGGCCACGCTTGCCATTACGATTGTCTGGGTGCCGCTGTTCCATTTGACCGGAATCTCAGGCTGGGTCTTCCCGCCGATGGCAAAAGCGGTCATCTATTCGATGGTGGCATCCTTTATCTTGACGTATACGCTTGTGCCCACCATGTCGAAGTACATTCTCAAGGCCGATCATGCGCATGGACATGGCGGCCCTTCCGACGGAAAACAATCGGGGAATCCATTCATCCGATTCCAGCAGAACTTCCAGCATGGCTTTGAGAGATTCCGGGATCGCTACAGCGCCCAACTCGAACGAGCGGTAAACAACCGTTCCCGTTTTGTCATGGTTTCGTTGGTGATATCGACGGGTTCACTTGTCCTTTTTTACTTCAACGGCACAGAGTTCTTTCCCGAGATCAAGTCCGGAATCATGCAGATGCATATGCGGGCGCCGCTTGGTACGCGGATTGAGGTCTCCGCGCGGCTCACATCCCTGGTCGCGAAAGATGTCGAAAAGCTCTTGCCGGGCGAGGTGGAATCTATTGTCAGCAACTGCGGGATTCCGGTCGGGGCTCATAACCTCGCGTTCATCCCGAGTCCGACCGTCGGAACTCAAGACTGCGACCTCACTATCTCATTAAAGAACGGCCAGTCGCCCGTCTGGGACTATCGCCGTATCCTCCGCAACGGCCTGAGTGCCCGCTATCCCGGCACAGAATTCACGTTCCAACCGGCCGATCTCACCGCAAGAATTCTGAATTTCGGGTCTCTGGCGCCGATCGATGTGCAGATCAACGGCCCGGATATTTATGCGAACCATGAGTTCGCTCGTAAATTGGCGGGAAGATTGCGGCAAATCCCGGGCTCCAGTGACGTGGTGGTTCAGCAGCCGATGGGCATGCCGACGCTGCTCGCGGAGGCAGATCGACGGTTCTCCCTTGGGATGAACCTGGACCAGACTGATTTTGGGAACAATATGCTTGTGACGACTGCCGGCAGCCAACAAGTCGACCAGAAGTATTGGCTCGATCGTGCGACCGGCATGTCCTATCGAATCAATGTCTACACGCCGCAACCTCAACTCACGAGTCTCAAGGATCTCATGGCCGTTCCTGTCGCAAAGGAGGGTCGCGAGTCCGGTGAGGGAGGAGTCCTGAATCCGCAACTCCTTGGAAACCTGGCTGATCTTAAGCCGATTGGTACACCAGGGGCGGTCACGCACGGGAATATTATGCCGCTCATCGACGTCTACGTCGCTGCAGAAGGGCGGTCTCTCGGCGAAGTGCTGGCGGATGTTCAGCAGGTCACGCACGATATGGAAGGGGAGTTGCCCCAAGGTTCGGTAATTGAAATCAAAGGCCAGGCCGAGGTGATGCATACCGCACTTCGTGAAATGTTCTTCGGACTATTGATTGCGGTGGTCCTCGTCTATCTCCTGATCGTTGTCAATTTTCAGTCTTGGCTTGATCCGTTCATTATTATTACGGCCTTGCCCGGTGCATTGGCTGGGATTGCTTGGGCATTGTTCGTGACCCACACGAATGTTTCGGTGCCATCACTGATGGGGGCCATCATGACGATGGGAACAGCGACAGCCAATTCGATTCTACTCGTTTCCTTCGCCCGTGAGCGGCTTGCCGTACACGGCGATGCGCTTCGGGCTGCGGTGGAGGCTGGAACGGCTCGTATCCGCCCGGTGCTGATGACAGCCGCAGCCATGATCATCGGCATGCTCCCCATGGCCACAGCCAATTCACAAAATGCGCCACTCGGGCGGGCCGTCATGGGAGGCTTGTTTGTGGCGACTCTGTTCACGCTTTTCTTCGTTCCCTGCGTCTACGCCATCGTCTATCACCGACGAACCGCATCGCAAAAGGAGACTGCATAA
- a CDS encoding HAMP domain-containing protein yields MTHIPKAAKSKMLEGRLKFDGIMAWFTVTAAILLGLSLAGMAFLEGKAVEQAAARNRQSAFLRISEFVGGVIEQTGGFYNLPQLQELIQDVRGIRPGIHRLSVFEITPTSSSLILSTDPKTAPRMLDPDERHEIELGHSVMQLDKSATERAWLVTVPIRIEGKIVGALRGLYSAKEYDDLLTKENEVAKIFGVGAVLVTSLVFLWLIREKIHQPIHQLLFAIGNIKAEDLSRHVSVNGPVEVQEVAVQFNRMLDRLREAGLEKDHLVDEIQNFNHTLQNRVGEATEELQRANLELVEARLSAERSQRLAALGELSATVAHELGNPLNVLSGHLQMLARSDRPTTRERHLSVIQAEIDRMVGIINQLLAQTHVHFRPAPVDLNRSVQDVLALLSPNLRRVRVVLHADLQADLPPVSGDQRALHGLCFNLITNAVQAMPSGGELTVRTCMACGEHPPGKIVLGDRVKNHGPTVRLMIADTGIGIPPELLSRICEPFFTTRHDQGGTGLGMAICHRVVTDCGGRLAVTSEVGWGTEFAVDIPLWNAERGEK; encoded by the coding sequence ATGACCCATATTCCCAAGGCGGCGAAGAGTAAGATGTTGGAGGGACGGCTTAAGTTCGACGGTATCATGGCTTGGTTCACAGTGACCGCTGCCATACTCCTTGGATTGTCCCTCGCCGGGATGGCGTTTCTCGAAGGCAAGGCTGTGGAGCAGGCCGCTGCACGCAATCGGCAATCGGCATTTCTCCGGATCTCGGAGTTTGTGGGCGGAGTGATCGAACAGACTGGGGGATTTTATAATTTGCCTCAACTACAAGAACTTATCCAAGATGTTCGGGGGATTCGACCAGGAATTCATCGTTTGTCGGTATTTGAAATCACTCCTACATCCAGTTCTCTCATTCTGAGCACCGATCCGAAGACTGCGCCGCGAATGTTGGATCCAGATGAACGCCATGAGATCGAGCTCGGGCATTCAGTTATGCAGCTGGATAAATCGGCCACAGAACGAGCATGGCTCGTTACGGTTCCCATTCGAATAGAAGGGAAAATCGTCGGCGCATTGCGCGGACTGTATTCGGCGAAAGAATATGACGACCTGCTGACCAAAGAAAATGAGGTGGCAAAAATATTTGGGGTCGGCGCCGTTCTGGTAACTTCCTTGGTGTTCCTCTGGCTGATTCGAGAAAAGATTCATCAACCGATTCACCAATTGTTATTCGCGATCGGAAACATTAAGGCTGAAGATCTCTCCCGGCACGTATCAGTGAACGGCCCAGTAGAAGTCCAAGAGGTGGCAGTACAGTTCAACCGCATGCTCGACCGCTTGAGGGAAGCAGGGTTAGAGAAAGATCATCTCGTGGACGAGATTCAGAATTTCAACCATACGCTCCAGAACCGTGTTGGGGAAGCGACCGAGGAACTTCAACGAGCGAATCTGGAACTGGTTGAGGCAAGACTCTCAGCTGAACGAAGTCAGCGCCTGGCTGCGTTAGGAGAGTTGTCTGCAACAGTGGCTCATGAATTAGGCAACCCATTGAATGTGCTCTCGGGCCATCTGCAAATGCTTGCTCGTAGCGACCGCCCAACAACGAGAGAACGACACCTCTCGGTTATTCAGGCTGAAATTGATCGAATGGTTGGCATTATCAATCAGCTATTGGCCCAGACTCATGTGCATTTCCGACCTGCGCCGGTTGATCTAAATCGCTCAGTCCAAGATGTTCTCGCCCTGCTCTCACCAAATCTACGGAGAGTACGGGTCGTTCTCCATGCCGACCTACAAGCCGACCTTCCCCCGGTCTCCGGGGACCAACGAGCCTTACATGGGTTGTGCTTCAATTTGATCACCAATGCCGTCCAAGCAATGCCATCCGGTGGCGAATTGACCGTCAGAACATGCATGGCCTGTGGGGAGCATCCGCCAGGAAAAATCGTCTTGGGTGACCGAGTTAAGAACCACGGCCCGACGGTGCGGTTGATGATCGCGGACACAGGTATCGGAATCCCTCCTGAACTTCTTTCCCGAATCTGCGAGCCGTTCTTCACAACCAGACACGACCAAGGCGGAACAGGGCTGGGAATGGCGATCTGTCACCGTGTAGTGACAGACTGCGGAGGCAGACTTGCCGTGACCAGCGAAGTGGGATGGGGAACGGAGTTTGCAGTCGACATCCCACTATGGAATGCCGAGCGGGGGGAGAAGTGA
- a CDS encoding sigma-54-dependent Fis family transcriptional regulator produces MFWAKTHPSILVIDDDRRNREMLAEALSQAGFETDIVSDGVGALDKVKLVPYDAVLSDICMAPFSGLDLLDSLRKTMPETPVVLLTAFGSVDTAIQAMKQGAFDYMVKPVNLEELVLTMRRAVEHRRLIDGNGVPQRPSGEQPKTVSLIGHSKPMVDVFKLVGKVAGSRAAVLLQGESGTGKELIARAIHDNGPRAIHKFVAVNCSAIPDSLLESELFGHTKGSFSGAHAMRRGLLEEASGGTFFLDEVGDLSPSGQAKLLRVLQEGELRRVGSNESVPVDLRIISASRRNLSELVGAGRFREDLLYRLNTVTILLPPLRDRPEDVPPLVEYFLFRHSSHGHYPVPSFSSSAMRALEKYTWPGNVRELEHVVERAVALATHTILSINDLPPEVLKNHRGTADHQDTFPGTLKALQREQVLKMLESTQGNKERTARLLGISRRTLYRLLDRYGFGKNGHCSNTDTTDTPGA; encoded by the coding sequence ATGTTCTGGGCAAAGACGCATCCTTCGATTCTCGTCATTGATGATGACCGCCGCAATCGTGAAATGTTGGCTGAGGCGCTCAGTCAAGCTGGATTTGAGACCGACATCGTGTCCGACGGCGTCGGTGCTTTAGACAAGGTCAAGCTGGTTCCATATGATGCCGTGTTGAGTGATATTTGCATGGCCCCGTTTTCAGGTTTGGACCTTCTCGATTCGCTTCGCAAGACCATGCCGGAGACGCCTGTTGTACTCTTGACCGCTTTCGGTTCGGTCGATACCGCCATTCAGGCCATGAAACAAGGTGCGTTCGATTACATGGTCAAGCCCGTCAATTTGGAAGAGCTCGTACTGACCATGAGGCGAGCCGTAGAGCATAGACGTTTGATTGATGGCAATGGTGTACCTCAGCGTCCATCGGGTGAACAGCCCAAGACGGTTTCATTGATTGGCCACAGCAAGCCTATGGTCGACGTCTTCAAACTGGTCGGGAAAGTCGCCGGCAGCCGAGCAGCCGTCCTACTTCAAGGGGAGAGCGGAACCGGCAAGGAATTGATTGCCCGAGCGATTCATGATAACGGACCGCGGGCTATCCACAAGTTCGTCGCCGTCAACTGTAGCGCCATTCCCGATTCCTTGCTTGAAAGCGAGCTCTTCGGCCATACCAAGGGTTCATTTAGTGGTGCTCATGCCATGCGGCGTGGATTGCTGGAAGAGGCGTCCGGCGGCACGTTCTTTTTGGATGAAGTCGGAGATCTCTCTCCGTCCGGGCAGGCAAAACTGCTCCGTGTTCTTCAAGAAGGAGAGCTGCGAAGGGTCGGGAGCAACGAATCGGTGCCGGTGGACCTGCGGATCATTTCTGCGTCACGCCGAAATCTTTCTGAACTGGTAGGGGCTGGTCGGTTTCGTGAAGACCTCTTATATCGGCTGAACACAGTGACGATTCTATTACCGCCCCTTCGGGACCGGCCCGAGGACGTTCCACCGCTCGTCGAATACTTTCTTTTTCGGCATAGTAGTCATGGACACTATCCCGTACCTTCCTTCTCGTCCAGCGCGATGCGCGCGCTGGAAAAATATACGTGGCCGGGGAATGTGCGTGAATTAGAGCACGTCGTCGAGCGAGCGGTCGCGTTGGCAACGCATACGATCCTTTCGATCAATGATCTTCCACCGGAGGTCTTGAAGAACCACAGGGGTACAGCCGATCACCAAGACACTTTCCCCGGGACACTCAAGGCATTGCAACGGGAACAGGTGCTGAAGATGCTGGAATCCACGCAGGGCAACAAGGAGCGAACCGCGCGTTTACTCGGTATTAGTCGGCGGACTTTGTATCGACTTCTCGATCGATACGGTTTTGGGAAGAATGGGCATTGCTCGAATACAGACACAACAGACACTCCCGGCGCCTAG